GATGGAGATTCAGGAGTCACTTTCCTGCTAACCTAGGCTGTTCATGGCATTTCTTGTGGGTCTTTGTGTCCTACAAACTCCAAGATCATCCTGAGTTATCCTGTACACATCTTTCTACTTTGGAACCTAGGATTGTCCAGAACATCAAGCCAGTAACCAGGACCACCTCATTGAGAGACCTGCCCTACCATCTAAAGGCACAAGCTTAAGGCTCGTTTCACATCTGCCTAGTTCCTAAAATGTGCATGCTTTGAAAGCTGATAGCTTCCTATATTGACAGTTTTCTTATGAATACATTGTTATAGTCGCCACTCCCAATATGTGGTGTTTGGAATCAAATCTTGTCACTTGTGTATGCTGGGCGAGCATgctactgagccacatctccagcgaTTAGCTCAGTTTCTTGATAGGCGTGGTACGTGGAGATATTTTTTTGGAAGACAATGCTTAGTGCAAAAAGactagacatttcttttttttagactAGACATTtctaacattcttcttttaggcaATGACATTTAATGCTGAGTATTAAGGAGGGGAAGAAACAGATCCACAAGGTTTGTAGCATAAAAGGTAGTTTGTCCTCGGCTAATGTTTATAGGATCTGTGTGTATAATGATTACTGTTATTCACCCCGCCTCCATGCAGACACTGCAGAAGGAATGAAGAGTAAAAAGCCCCTGAAGATCACCATGGAAGACAGCCGGAGGCTTAATGACCCAGCGGAACAAGGCGGCCTCTGTCCCGCGCCCGTGGGGCCATCATACTCCGAGGCCTGGGGCTACTTCCATCTGGACCCAGCTCAGCCTAGGCACCGGATGATGAGCGCCTGGGCCACCTGCCGCCTGTGCGGGCTGCAAGTGGGTGGCCTCCCCAACTTCCAGATGTGGACGCGGGCGCTGTGCCAGCACCTGAGTGATGTGCACCTGCCGGAGCTGAAGAAGAGCGCTGCTCCGAGCTCGCCGACCACCATGCCCTGCCCGCCGCCGCCCAGCCCCACCATGGCTGCCGAGGGCGACTGGGCACGCCTGTTGGAGCAGATGGGTGAGCTGGCCATGCGGGGCAGCCAGcgggagctggagctggagcggCGCGAGGCGGCCCTAATGCAGGCGGAACTCGAGCTGGAGCGCAAGCGCCAGGCTCTGAAGCAGGAGGCACAATCCGTGGAGCAGGAGCGCCACCAGCTACAGGTAGAGCGTGAAGCACTGAGTAAGTGGATAAAGAAGCAGAGCCCCGGTGCACAGGTCCCGGAACCGccctctcccctgcctctgctccccaaggAGGACCCTGACATCCATGACAACAACAGTGACAATGATATGGTCACCAAGGTCCTGCTGTAGCATGACTGACCGCTCCATGTGTAAACCTAACCATAGGCTGCAGGCGCGGCAGCGCCCCCAAGTCCAGTAGCCTGGATTAGGTACACAGACAGGATAGTCCTCACAGCTACCTCTTTGTAGTCCTGAAGGCATTTTAAGCCAGAAGGTTCTCTAAACACCAGAGACTCATCACACCGCGAGCCTTTTGTGGGGAAGGGGCATGGTTTTTATCCAGGAACCTGGTCCACTCTTTTCCAAATGTATAATCTTGACTTGGCACCACCATGTTCCAGAAAGGAACCTTGAGTATCACTGACTCCCTGGCTCCCTGCCTTCAGCATCTATAGAACCCCACCTTGGACCAGTCCCAAAGAGACCCCTTTTTGTTCCTGTCCCTCATGTGGCTAACCCAAGGCAGTGAGCACCCTTAAATCATCTTTGCCTGGATGAGACCCAGCGACAAGTACATTCTCCCATTTTCTTGTCTTGCATCTTGCCACCTTACTAGCAAGACATCGGCCACTAGGGAGAAGTTTCTTGCCCCACAGGTCCCCACAGACCTCCCCCTGAACCAAAAGAAAAACCAGAGGCCGCGCCTCCCCACTGCCTTAGAGTCAACCCCTATCtcattccctccctttcttcagcCCGctcctcccgccccccccccatgcctcCTATCCCAGAAAGTCAAGATGTCCTCGTTGCCCACACTTGCCACTTTGCATCTCACCATGTTTGTTTCATGTCCTGCGCATGCTAAGCTAGCACCCAGAAGCCACACATGGCTTCCCCAGCCCTGACCTGCCTTCTGAAGCCCCTTCTTTTGGAGGTGCACTGTGCCTTTCTAAAGGcttttgttttgaggtagggtcttttTAAGGTAGATTAAACGTAAATGCCTTTTTTATGAGACGTTTGAAAGGGCAATCTGaccattatattttataaaaaccaCATACATTCTAGGACAAATCACTGCATTTGATTTGGGAAAAATGTTTCTATGACCGACGTGAAATATAACCCTGACAGATTAATTTCATGAAATACTTGTAGTTTTGcaacactccttttttttttttaataaacttttatttatctgCATCGGTgttctgcttgcatgtatgtctgtgtgggtgtcGGACTTGGGagctacagacaattgtgagctgccatgtaggtgctgggaattgaacctgggtcctctaagaagcagcagtcagtgctcctaactgctgagctatcatCTTTTCAGCCCCGTTTTTGTTTCGGGGTTTTCTTGGTTTTGGTCTCTGAAGCTTCCATTTTCCTGAGTTTGAAAATTAGTCCTCTTTGCACTTGAGCATAGGAAAGCAAGTAAGGGAAGGTAACATCTAAGCACAGACAGGAAAATAGGCGAGTGAGTCACCTTTAACAGTGGTCCGGAAGCTTGGCCATTTGAAGAGTAAATGGTGAGTCTTTATATTGTTGGTGAGAGAAGGTTtttctatcctggaactcgcagTGCAGGccaaactggccttaaactcagatctGCTTCAGCCGTGgttgctgagactaaaggtatgAACCAAGCTCCCAAACTGTTTTTACTCGGAAAActgtcaaacttttttttttaccttgaacAATCTAGGaagttatatacatatacacccgTATACATATGGATAGACATGGCAGTTTCTGAGCATCCACTTGtattttagatttgtttgtttgagctaCCTTCTACATTTGGCACCTGGTTCCTTTCCTTTAGAGTTTCAGTGACTTCTGCCAGCTACTCGCAGATCCCAGCCTTCACTCTTCACCCTGGGTCTGGACTTCATGCCCTGTTGCCTGCTTTATGGCTCCTCCCACCACACATCTGCCACCGCTGACTCCTGATAACTAGTATTTTTCTGGGCACTTGCAGCATTATCAAAGATGCAGCAGCTCCAAGGTGAGGTATCAATATTGTGCTTGCTTTATAAACCTTGTCATTGAGGTGTCTTAttaggtgaaggtgcttgctgccaagcatgAAGACCCGAGTCCAGTCAAGATCCTACCCacctggtggaaggaaagaagcaacCCCACAGCTTCTGACTTCCATACAGGCACTAAGGTGCGCACAcaatatttttaaggaaaaaaattggtGCAGGGGTGAAATGGTCAAGACGGGGTCCACATGTGTCCAGCTGTCTGCAAGTTGTCGTGTCCTCCTAGCTGCTGCGCTGTCCCCTGAGTGCTGACACCTATCTTGTCCCCGTTTCCAGTAAGTGAAATAGTGACACATTTTCCTGAGCATTCTGCACATGTCACAGCTGGTCGAGACCCACGGTGATGCATTCCCCATTATCCCCGCActtaggtagaggcaggagaatcgggTGTTCAATGTCAACCCTGACtacgtgagaccttgtctccaaagacgacccacacacacacacaactcagcaACCTGATGACCTGTTCATTGTGTAGATGAGAAGACACACCCAGCAGCTTTCCCCGCGGGTGCAATTGCAGTGAAGCAGGATGCTGTGGGGACCCATTCGCAGAATCCTAAGCACAGGCTTGTTTCTATGAAATGCTACACCCTCCTCGAGCCATGCTTCAAGACTAATCATTCACCTGGGATTTACCTACTCACTGTGAGCTCACCCTCCTGTCTTTCATCTTGGCCACAGTCCTCTTGGTACCTCTGCCCCAGTTTGCCTTCCTCTAAGTCCCTTCAGGGTAAAAACTGCTACCCAGGGCTGGGGTAGAGCTCAGTACCTGTGGTAAAAGCGTGTGGTAAACTCCCAGGGGCAGGGGacgaccccccaccccccaattggGAAACTATGGAGCTTCCTCCGAGGGATTTCCTTCTCCGAACTGGCCAGCCAGCACATGGCTGCTTGGGCTCCTGCCTTCCCTCCTGACAGGCCTGGGCTGAGGAGGGTGGGAGGAAGCAATTCACCCATCTGTGCTTCCAAGTATGTGAGCACTCTAAAAGACTCAACAAGTGGTTCTGTAGTTAGATGTAGAACTCACTTTAATTCTTTAGAATTCCCAACAGAAAATTAGCTTAACTAGAAGTaactttttggtttttattttaactggaagtagcttttttttctttattttttctttattttttcttatttttttaagagagtCTCGTTAGCCATgtatggcctagaacttgctatgtacaccaggatggcctcacagagatctgcctgcctctctggagtgtttggattaaaggcttttgcctttaaaaaaaaaaaaagattttaaaggtGCCAGTTATTAGACTCTCAGGCCCCATGACTGTGGGGAACAGTTTGGACTACACTGTCACCTTACACAGGTCTTGTGAATGCCATGCCACAGACTGAGAACAGAAAGTTTCCCAGCATCTGAATGTCACTAATCATTTGCAATTTCTAGGTTAGCTTAATAATGGCATTTCTCCTAACAACTGGAATTTAGCTTCAGGTCCATTTATAAATCAGGCTGTAAGATCTGGATTTGGATATCTTAGAAGCAAAGAAGAGTCTGAGAGATGTTACTCTTTTGTCTCACCAATGATCAGAGCCATGAAACTAAAGGAGTCCATTTTAGAATTCTGCTTTTAGAGTCTTTACAATGAAGAGAACTGATAAGGGTCAGCCAGTCCTGGGTGCTGGCTTAAGAGTCAGTCAAAGGGAGAGACTCGCTCTCTGCTCACTTCTGCCTGCAGCAGTTATAATTTTCTATACCAAACTTtacttatataataaaaactaTCAACATTtgcaaacaaaccctttctctctgTGCTCTGCTTTCTCGGTCAAACACGAGGGGGTATATCACCACCATTTTCCAAAACGTCTAGAGAGAAATATATCCCTAGACCACTTGGCTATCATTTGTCACTCAGCAGGCAGTGGGGACGGCAGGTCACCTGTCTCCAGCCCGCCCCTTCTACAGGCATCCTGGCAAACACATCCTCTGGTTGGGACAAGCATGGTGCTAGCTAGCACTGCCATTCTAGGATCTGCAGTGGAGGTGTTTGCGAgctcagggttgggggcagggccAGAGCAGACTGCTCACAGGGAACTGTCATTCCTGGTTGGTGATCAGGACAGATTTTCATGTATCCACAGGCTAAGGTGACAGAGTTTCCTGATGGCATCACCAGTGCTTTAATGAGAGGAGGGGCATATTTGCAGTTGGAATTACAATTTTCCTGCCAAATTGTTTCTGTGCACTCGACTTTGGAAGCTGATACAGAAGTATGAGCACAGAGTTAGTGGGGTGACAACAGTGCCACCAGAGCTGTCCTCCTTGATGGCAAGAGGATTTGACTGGCATATGCTAAGTTTCCACTGTGACTTCTGTGCCCTTAAAAATCCCAGAAGGGAGCCACACACACTGTTCTGGTTTCGCTGTTTGCCTAAGATTTTGTTGTGTTCTCCCTCCGGAGCCTGCACTAATacttagctttaactgtcaaacTCGACCCCACCTAGAGTCATCTAAGAAGGGAGTCTCAGTAAAGGACTATGTATGGGCAGGCATGTCTGCTGAGGATTGTCCTCATGACTGAGTGACAAAGGAGATCCTAGTCCTCTGTAGGCAGAAGCCTTACTCTCTGGCAGGTGATCCTGAGCTGTGTGAGAAAGCTGACCTACCATGAGCCTTTGTGTGAGCCAGCAAGTACCATTGCTTCtgatttctgcttcaagttcttgcCCTGGCTAGCTCAATGACTGGCTATGACCAGaggtaaataaaccctttccaccctATGATGCTTTGGTCAGAATGTTTTAACATAGGGACAGGAAGAAAGCTAAGACAGAGAGCTCCATTTCTGGAGGTCTGAACTTTGAACCCTGCAGCTACCTCAGTGTGCCTCTGTACCTGGAAAATGAATGAGACAACATAATTAAAGTCCCCTTGACTCGAATCTGCTACAATTAGAGGAAAGATACTAGAACAGCAATTGATAGTTCAGCAAATCAGTTGCTTGGTTAACTAGATTTTCTTATTACCTGCATTTAGAAATAATGCTGTCACATAGCTATACTTCTcagtaaaataattattaaaagtaaaaatggtagctgggtagtggtggtatacacctttaatcccagcactttggaggcagaggcaagtggatctctgagtttagggGCCAGCTTAATCTACAGAgctacttccaggacagccagggctacacagagaaacctgtctcagaaaatagatagatagatagatagatagatagatagatagatagatagatagatagatagatagatagatagataaaaggtTTGGTCGTTCATACCTGTAGTCCTCGTAgttgggaggctgagtcagggggattgctgcaagttcaaggccagcctgggccagagtttgaggccagcttagactGGAGTGAGGTTCTGAGTCAAAAGCACTGTCCACAGCCCTCTCCAGGCAGTGGTAGCTAGAACTCTACAGCTAGCGGTAGTGTCTCGGCTGACCAGCTCTCCTGCAGGCTCTCTGCCACCCCATCTCACTGTCAGCACTAGGAAACCTGCATGCTTTGCTAACTTGAGGCTGATGTCCTGCTGGCTACCCCCACCTGTGAGCCCTGGTTGTAAGGGTAACCTGTGCTCTCGGAGGAAGGAGAGGCTGGCTTTATCCTGTACCATCTTAGTGACTTAAAACACCAAATTCAACTTAGAGTTCTGCAAATTCTGAAATGGATCCCAAGGGTCAGCAGACCTGTGCCTTCTAGAAGTTCTCGGGGGACATCCAGTTTTGTCATTTCCGGCATCCAAGGGCTCATAGCATTCCTCCTGGCAGTCTCTCTTGcatttccctgcctccctctcctatAGTAAAAAGGCTGCCTTTATGTTAAGGACAGCTGGTTAGCATCCTAACCTTATCCAGACCttaatctttccttccttccataatCTACTGACAGGCTCCAAGGCTTACATAGACATCTTTGGGGGGGAATTCATGTCCGCATCCTACCATGGGCTAAGGTGGGTGTAAGAGAGGGACGGGTGTGCAACTCTCCTAGAATTGATGCCACAGTTCGGCCTAAGCTGCCCCTTCAGACATCTTTTTGCCCCGTGCAGGGGACACTTAGACTTCTGGGACAGATATTTTGGAAAATGAGTATCAAGAATGTCTCTAGAGAGAAATTAGTCTCCAAGGATCCTGAAAACATCTATGACTGTGGACCAAATTAAATAGGAAGCCTGTAGTGGTGTATGGGCAGTTACCAACACTGGAGTGAATGGGCGGGGTTATAGCTCAGAAGCAGGGTGGTTGGATTAGCAAGCTTGAAACCCTGGGTTAAATCCCCAGAACCatttaggttaaaaaaataaataaatctggggctggagagatagctcagtggttaagagcactgactgctcttccagaggtcctgaatttcaattcccaggaaccatgtgatagcacacaaccatctgtaatgggattcttctggtgtgtcagctacaatgtactcatatacataaataaatctattttgtaaaaaaaaaaaaaatccaagcttcCTGCCACTTAATGGTCTTAACCATGCCAAACCCTAACCTTGGCCTCAGTCTGCTCATCTGTAAGATGGAGGTAATATACATCTCACCAGGCTGGGGTGAGGAAGACGCAAGTTAGCCAAAAGCTGGCATCTGGTTAGGCCCAATGACTGGGACTTCCATTTCTTACTTTATCTGATAAAGAGCCCAAAGGCAACCCTCCGCCCATCAGAAAGGAAAGGCTCCCTGGAGGACTCCTAAGTGAGGTGGCACAGAAGCCACAGAAACAGTTTGTAAAGCCATTCTCCTTCCCAAGCCCAAAGGAACTGGTCCCTGCCTGCAAAGCTGTTAAGCAAGATTACAGGTCACATGACCAGCCTTCCATCAGTTGTCTCCTCGCAGCGACCTAGAAGAGTATATAGTTATTGCAAAAGTACTTCCTACCTAGAAACGCCTCATAGAGCGGCCACCGGCCACCGGATCTAGCACATTCTTTTTGGACATCCTTTGAATTAGCAAAATATCCAACTTTTCAGAAacttttttcatgtttaaaaatagtGCCTGAACCTGTCGACTATGGCACATGATTAGCTAGGTTAATATTTCTGACTAATAAGGTGAGATTATAAAAAAAGCCACGATAATTATTTTTGTGTGACTAATAAGTAGGTTTGACAGCACCATAACTTAGGGTCACATAAGGCAGCCTAGTTACAGAAGAGATTAAAGCTGGTTTTAGTTGGTTTATGAAGTGGAACACTGGCAGCCATTATGTACTTAAACAGTGTTAAATGAGTCTTCTTTTGAAAACCTTAATTATGACATTTCTGAGATCAAACTTCACAGAATTAAAATAAGGCCTTAAGAAAAAAACGTTAAGTGGTAATGAGAGCTTTGTTCTTGCAGAATGACTCTCATGGGCTTTTGGTCAAGATAAGTACTGTGCAAGTGAATGAGCCAGTGACCTTCCTAACCTTTGAGTCTGCAGGTAATAGGAAGTTAAGTAATTCACTCTCACCCGTTCAAATACATCTAATAACATTCCACCAGCTACATCTGCCTTCTGCTCGCTGAGCAGTGCTATACCACGGCGCTTCCTCACAGATGAGGAGAGCTCGCTTCTCCATGGGATACCTTTGACAGCACTTTCTTCCTG
Above is a window of Mus musculus strain C57BL/6J chromosome 13, GRCm38.p6 C57BL/6J DNA encoding:
- the Zbed3 gene encoding zinc finger BED domain-containing protein 3, with protein sequence MKSKKPLKITMEDSRRLNDPAEQGGLCPAPVGPSYSEAWGYFHLDPAQPRHRMMSAWATCRLCGLQVGGLPNFQMWTRALCQHLSDVHLPELKKSAAPSSPTTMPCPPPPSPTMAAEGDWARLLEQMGELAMRGSQRELELERREAALMQAELELERKRQALKQEAQSVEQERHQLQVEREALSKWIKKQSPGAQVPEPPSPLPLLPKEDPDIHDNNSDNDMVTKVLL